From the genome of Streptomyces sp. NBC_01317, one region includes:
- the polA gene encoding DNA polymerase I: MAETASKKTPDNRPRLLLMDGHSLAYRAFFALPAENFTTATGQPTNAIYGFASMLANTLRDEAPTHFAVAFDVSRKTWRSEEFPEYKANRSKTPDEFKGQVELIGELLDAMHADRFAIDGFEADDVIATLATQAEAAGFEVLIVTGDRDSFQLITEHTTVLYPTKGVSELTRFTPEKVEEKYGLSPRQYPDFAALRGDPSDNLPGIPGVGEKTAAKWIREFGSFDELIARADDVKGKAGQNFRDHLESVKLNRRLTELTCTVELPKTPQELERQPYDRTALISVLEVLEIRNPSLRERLLAVDPGAVEDEPPAPAAGVELDGTVLGSGQLTPWLAEHGTGPLGIATVDTWALGAGSITEVALAAAGGPAAWFDTTQLDEADEQAFAAWLADDERPKVMHNAKSVMRVAPEHGWRVGGVTMDTALAAYLVKPGRRSFALDTLAVEYLGRELAPAASADGQLAFGADDEAEADALMTQARAVLDLGDAFTERLAEVGATDLLYGVELPTSALLARLERHGIAADRAHLEAMEQQFAGAVQQAVKEAHAAVGHEFNLGSPKQLQEVLFGELGLPKTKKTKTGYTTDADALAWLAGRTEHELPVIMLRHREQAKLRVTVEGLVKTIGADGRIHTTFSQTVAATGRLSSTDPNLQNVPVRTDEGRAIRRGFVVGEGYESLMTADYSQIELRVMAHLSEDAGLIEAFTSGEDLHTTVASQVFAVERAAVDPEMRRKIKAMSYGLAYGLSAFGLSAQLNIEAAEARGLMDTFFERFGGVRDYLQRAVAEARATGYTETMLGRRRYLPDLNSDNRQRRETAERMALNAPIQGTAADIVKVAMLNVDRAVRAAGLTSRMLLQVHDEIVLEIAPGEREEVEAILRREMPAAVDLRAPLDVSVGVGTDWESAAH; the protein is encoded by the coding sequence GTGGCTGAGACAGCGTCGAAGAAGACCCCAGACAACCGTCCTCGCCTGCTCCTCATGGACGGGCACTCCCTGGCGTACCGGGCGTTCTTCGCGCTGCCCGCGGAGAATTTCACGACCGCGACCGGCCAGCCGACCAACGCCATCTACGGCTTCGCGTCGATGCTGGCGAACACCCTGCGTGACGAGGCGCCCACCCACTTCGCGGTCGCCTTCGACGTGTCCCGCAAGACGTGGCGCTCGGAGGAGTTCCCCGAGTACAAGGCGAACCGCTCGAAGACCCCCGACGAGTTCAAGGGACAGGTCGAGCTGATCGGCGAGCTGCTGGACGCGATGCACGCGGACCGGTTCGCGATCGACGGGTTCGAGGCCGACGACGTCATCGCGACCCTCGCCACCCAGGCCGAGGCGGCCGGCTTCGAAGTACTCATCGTCACCGGCGACCGGGACTCCTTCCAGCTGATCACCGAGCACACGACCGTGCTCTACCCCACCAAGGGCGTCTCCGAGCTGACCCGCTTCACCCCGGAGAAGGTCGAGGAGAAGTACGGCCTCTCCCCCCGGCAGTACCCGGACTTCGCCGCCCTGCGCGGCGACCCGTCCGACAACCTCCCCGGCATCCCGGGCGTGGGCGAGAAGACCGCCGCCAAGTGGATCAGGGAGTTCGGCTCCTTCGACGAGCTGATCGCGCGCGCCGACGACGTGAAGGGCAAGGCGGGGCAGAATTTCCGCGACCACCTGGAGTCGGTCAAGCTCAACCGCAGGCTCACGGAGCTGACGTGCACGGTGGAGCTGCCCAAGACCCCCCAGGAGCTGGAGCGGCAGCCCTACGACCGTACGGCCCTGATCTCCGTGCTGGAGGTCCTGGAGATCCGTAACCCCAGCCTCCGCGAGCGGCTGCTGGCCGTGGACCCGGGCGCCGTCGAGGACGAGCCCCCGGCCCCCGCCGCCGGCGTCGAGCTGGACGGCACCGTCCTCGGCTCCGGGCAGCTCACCCCGTGGCTCGCCGAGCACGGCACCGGGCCGCTCGGCATCGCCACGGTCGACACCTGGGCCCTGGGCGCCGGCTCCATCACCGAGGTCGCGCTCGCCGCCGCGGGCGGCCCCGCCGCCTGGTTCGACACGACCCAGCTGGACGAGGCCGACGAACAGGCCTTCGCCGCCTGGCTCGCCGACGACGAGCGGCCCAAGGTCATGCACAACGCGAAGAGCGTCATGCGGGTCGCCCCCGAGCACGGCTGGCGCGTCGGCGGCGTCACGATGGACACCGCCCTCGCCGCCTACCTCGTCAAGCCCGGCCGCCGCTCCTTCGCCCTGGACACCCTCGCCGTCGAATACCTCGGCCGGGAGCTGGCCCCCGCCGCCTCCGCCGACGGCCAGCTCGCCTTCGGCGCCGACGACGAGGCCGAGGCCGACGCGCTGATGACCCAGGCCCGCGCGGTCCTCGACCTGGGCGACGCGTTCACCGAGCGGCTCGCCGAGGTCGGCGCCACCGACCTGCTGTACGGGGTGGAGCTGCCCACCTCCGCCCTGCTGGCCCGGCTGGAGCGCCACGGCATCGCCGCCGACCGGGCGCACCTGGAAGCCATGGAGCAGCAGTTCGCGGGCGCCGTCCAGCAGGCCGTGAAGGAGGCGCACGCCGCCGTCGGCCACGAGTTCAACCTCGGCTCGCCCAAGCAGCTCCAGGAAGTCCTCTTCGGCGAGCTGGGCCTGCCCAAGACCAAGAAGACCAAGACCGGTTACACCACCGACGCCGACGCGCTCGCCTGGCTCGCCGGCCGGACCGAGCACGAACTGCCCGTCATCATGCTGCGCCACCGCGAGCAGGCGAAGCTGCGGGTCACCGTCGAGGGCCTGGTCAAGACGATCGGCGCCGACGGCCGTATCCACACCACGTTCAGCCAGACCGTCGCCGCCACCGGCCGGCTCTCGTCCACCGACCCCAACCTCCAGAACGTGCCCGTGCGCACGGACGAGGGCCGGGCGATCCGCCGCGGCTTCGTCGTCGGCGAGGGGTACGAATCGCTGATGACGGCCGACTACAGCCAGATCGAACTGCGGGTGATGGCGCACCTCTCCGAGGACGCGGGCCTGATCGAGGCCTTCACCTCCGGGGAGGACCTGCACACCACCGTCGCCTCCCAGGTGTTCGCGGTGGAGCGGGCCGCCGTCGACCCCGAGATGCGCCGCAAGATCAAGGCCATGTCGTACGGACTGGCGTACGGCCTCTCGGCGTTCGGCCTCTCCGCGCAGCTGAACATCGAGGCCGCCGAGGCCCGGGGGTTGATGGACACCTTCTTCGAGCGGTTCGGCGGCGTAAGGGACTACCTCCAGCGCGCGGTCGCCGAGGCCAGGGCCACGGGCTACACGGAGACGATGCTCGGCCGCCGCCGGTATCTGCCCGACCTCAACAGCGACAACCGCCAGCGCCGCGAGACCGCCGAGCGGATGGCGCTCAACGCCCCCATCCAGGGCACCGCGGCCGACATCGTCAAGGTCGCCATGCTGAACGTGGACCGGGCCGTCCGCGCGGCCGGCCTCACGTCCCGCATGCTCCTCCAGGTCCACGACGAAATCGTCCTGGAGATCGCCCCCGGCGAGCGCGAGGAGGTCGAGGCCATCCTGCGCCGCGAGATGCCGGCCGCCGTCGACCTGCGGGCGCCGCTGGACGTCTCCGTGGGCGTCGGCACCGACTGGGAGTCGGCGGCCCACTGA